One part of the Alistipes onderdonkii genome encodes these proteins:
- a CDS encoding PAS domain-containing sensor histidine kinase produces the protein MGIAPDAYTDKTAREAGLPVDAHIDKLAHIRIGDYKVCEWFAEKTRRHCRSFLYNTPNDETELVILTLDITDAVTAHKALDEQEKLLRNIIQNAPVGIEIYNHRGRLIDINTCDLEMFGVKDPGKIRGLNLFDNPNFPEETKIRIQHGESADFTARYEFGKLDGYYESTRPGHFDWTGRIRCLYDDRGELTHYLLINIDNTELRQIQNRVSEFEALFRIISEYAQVGYANYNLYNKEGYAQNVWLRNYGEADSAQISDVIGKYRHIHPEDRKILLDLLARFSAGEVQSATAICRVLHDDGRKTWIKTHLICRDYRPGEQIIDMLGINYDITALKQTEQELIAAKERAEESNKLKSAFLANMSHEIRTPLNAIVGFSELMATEADPDQRKEFADLILTNNTLLLQIISDVLDLARIESGRIEIVRTEFDARDFCREVAETFRLQVAEGVVLRLEDGLPRLPLEGYRQGLHQILGNFMRNAVKFTTKGSITIGFSQRPGWVRFYVRDTGIGIPEEERAKIFDRFYKVDTFTQGTGLGLPICKNIAEQLGGRIGVDSAVGAGSCFWVEIPAGE, from the coding sequence GTGGGGATAGCGCCGGATGCATATACCGACAAGACGGCGCGCGAAGCCGGCCTGCCCGTCGATGCCCATATCGACAAGCTCGCGCACATCCGCATCGGCGACTACAAGGTTTGCGAATGGTTCGCGGAAAAGACCAGGCGGCATTGCCGCAGTTTCCTGTACAATACGCCCAACGACGAAACCGAGCTCGTGATCCTCACGCTCGACATCACCGACGCCGTAACGGCGCACAAGGCACTGGACGAGCAGGAAAAACTGTTGCGCAACATCATCCAGAACGCCCCCGTCGGCATCGAGATCTACAACCACCGGGGACGGCTCATCGACATCAACACCTGCGACCTGGAAATGTTCGGGGTGAAAGATCCCGGCAAAATACGCGGGCTCAACCTGTTCGACAACCCCAATTTCCCGGAGGAGACGAAAATCCGCATCCAGCACGGCGAAAGTGCGGATTTCACCGCCCGTTACGAGTTCGGGAAACTCGACGGCTACTACGAAAGCACGCGCCCGGGGCATTTCGACTGGACGGGGCGCATACGCTGCCTGTACGACGACCGGGGCGAACTCACCCACTACCTGCTCATCAATATCGACAACACCGAATTGCGGCAGATACAGAACCGGGTCTCGGAATTCGAAGCCCTGTTCCGCATCATCTCCGAATATGCCCAGGTAGGATATGCCAACTACAACCTCTACAACAAAGAGGGCTATGCGCAAAACGTATGGCTGCGCAACTACGGGGAAGCCGACTCGGCGCAGATCAGCGACGTGATCGGCAAATACCGCCACATCCACCCCGAAGACCGCAAAATCCTGCTCGATCTGCTGGCGCGCTTCTCTGCGGGTGAAGTGCAGTCGGCAACAGCCATCTGCCGCGTGCTGCACGACGACGGCCGGAAAACCTGGATCAAGACCCACCTCATCTGCCGGGACTACCGCCCCGGGGAACAGATCATCGACATGCTGGGGATCAATTACGACATCACGGCACTCAAGCAGACCGAACAGGAACTGATCGCCGCCAAGGAGCGCGCCGAGGAGTCCAACAAGCTCAAATCGGCCTTCCTGGCCAACATGAGCCACGAAATCCGCACGCCGCTCAACGCGATCGTAGGCTTTTCGGAACTGATGGCTACGGAGGCCGACCCCGACCAGCGCAAAGAGTTCGCCGACCTGATCCTGACGAACAACACCCTGTTGCTGCAAATCATCTCCGACGTACTCGACCTGGCCCGGATCGAATCGGGACGCATAGAGATCGTCCGCACGGAATTCGACGCCCGCGACTTTTGCCGCGAGGTGGCCGAGACATTCCGCCTGCAAGTGGCCGAAGGGGTCGTCCTGCGGCTGGAAGACGGCCTGCCCCGGCTCCCGCTCGAGGGTTACAGGCAGGGGCTGCACCAGATACTCGGCAACTTCATGCGCAATGCCGTGAAATTCACGACAAAAGGTTCGATAACGATCGGGTTCTCGCAACGCCCGGGATGGGTGCGGTTCTACGTCCGCGATACGGGCATCGGCATCCCCGAGGAGGAGCGCGCCAAGATTTTCGACCGGTTCTACAAGGTCGACACCTTCACGCAGGGCACCGGGCTCGGGCTGCCGATCTGCAAGAACATCGCCGAACAGCTCGGCGGCCGTATCGGCGTCGATTCCGCCGTCGGCGCGGGGTCGTGCTTCTGGGTCGAAATCCCGGCCGGGGAATAG
- the ileS gene encoding isoleucine--tRNA ligase: MKFNEYKGLDLAQIAADVLGEWDARDTFHKSITTREGHPAFVFYEGPPSANGMPGIHHVMARTIKDVFCRYKTQQGYLVHRKAGWDTHGLPVELGVEKKLGITKEDIGRKISIEEYNRTCREAVMEFTGAWEDLTRKMGYWVNMDDPYITYDNKYIETLWWLLKQLFDKGLLYKGYTIQPYSPAAGTGLSTHELNQPGCYRDVKDTTCTSQFRIIRDAKSEKLFGDVEGTLYFLAWTTTPWTLPSNTALAVGPAIEYVKVKCRNPYTEEPQTVILAKDLVASYFTKKMEGTYQITGESWMGPELEGIRYEQLIPWVKPMGDAFRVIIGDYVTTSDGTGIVHIAPTFGADDDRVARIAGIAPLFMVDKAGKNQPMVDKQGRFFRLEDLDPAFVEQNVDVEKYKEYAGRYVKNAYDPEIACDAETTLDIDLAVMLKAQNKAFKIEKHTHSYPHCWRTDKPVLYYPLDSWFIRTTALRERMIELNKTIRWKPESTGTGRFGKWLEGLVDWNLSRSRFWGTPLPVWATEDYSELKCIGSIGELMGEIEKSIAAGFMKENPFKNFKVGDMSKENYSTRNIDLHRPYVDNIVLVSSKGEPMKRESDLIDVWFDSGAMPYAQLHYPFENGGDYFKSVYPADFIAEGVDQTRGWFFTLHAIASMLFDSVAFRNIISNGLVLDKNGNKMSKRLGNGVDPFEVLATYGADATRWYMISNSQPWDNLKFDKDGVDEVRRKFFGTLYNTYSFFALYANVDGFTGKEPEVPVEKRPEIDRWIISLLNTLVKEVTRSLEDYDPTPAARAIQEFVGENLSNWYVRLNRKRFWGGGMNEDKLAAYQTLYTCLETVSMLAAPFAPFISDRIFRDLNAVSGRHADESVHLSTFPKADEKLIDADLEEMMSLAQRVSSMVLALRRKVSIKVRQPLTRILIPVLDPAMAQHISAVKNLIMNEVNVKQVELIEDTTGIITKRIKPNFKTLGPRYGKYMKQIAAMTAEFSQERIAQIEAAAQTVLDLGDEKITVTPADFEITSEDMPGWLVASEGKLTVALDITLTEELRAEGVARELINRIQNIRKDSGFEVTDKIRVEIEQKEFVAGAIAKYAGYIASQTLAVEVKAAARPEGGVVVDSDVDDEPIRIAVTRI; this comes from the coding sequence ATGAAATTCAATGAGTATAAAGGCCTCGACCTGGCCCAGATAGCCGCCGACGTGCTCGGCGAATGGGACGCCCGCGACACATTCCACAAGAGCATCACCACGCGCGAGGGGCACCCCGCGTTCGTATTCTACGAAGGCCCCCCGTCGGCCAACGGGATGCCCGGCATCCACCATGTCATGGCCCGCACGATCAAGGACGTCTTTTGCCGCTACAAGACGCAGCAGGGGTATCTCGTGCACCGCAAGGCGGGCTGGGATACGCACGGGCTTCCCGTGGAGCTGGGCGTCGAAAAGAAGCTCGGCATCACCAAGGAAGACATCGGCAGGAAGATTTCGATCGAGGAGTACAACCGCACCTGCCGCGAGGCCGTCATGGAATTCACGGGGGCGTGGGAAGACCTGACCCGCAAGATGGGGTACTGGGTCAACATGGACGATCCGTACATCACCTACGACAACAAATATATCGAAACCCTGTGGTGGCTGCTCAAACAGCTTTTCGACAAGGGTCTGCTCTATAAGGGCTATACGATCCAGCCCTACTCGCCGGCGGCGGGCACGGGGCTTTCGACGCACGAGCTGAACCAGCCGGGCTGCTACCGCGACGTGAAGGATACGACATGCACGTCGCAGTTCAGGATCATCCGCGACGCGAAAAGCGAAAAGCTCTTCGGCGATGTCGAGGGGACGCTCTATTTCCTGGCGTGGACGACCACGCCGTGGACCTTGCCTTCGAACACCGCGCTGGCCGTAGGCCCCGCGATCGAATACGTCAAGGTCAAGTGCCGCAACCCCTACACCGAAGAGCCGCAGACGGTCATCCTCGCCAAAGACCTCGTCGCATCGTACTTCACCAAGAAGATGGAGGGAACCTACCAGATCACGGGAGAAAGCTGGATGGGGCCCGAACTGGAGGGCATCCGTTACGAGCAGCTGATCCCCTGGGTAAAGCCGATGGGCGACGCGTTCCGCGTGATCATAGGCGACTATGTGACTACGTCGGACGGTACGGGCATCGTGCACATCGCACCGACGTTCGGCGCCGACGACGACCGCGTGGCACGCATCGCGGGCATCGCCCCCCTGTTCATGGTAGACAAGGCCGGCAAAAACCAGCCGATGGTCGACAAACAGGGCAGGTTCTTCAGGCTCGAAGACCTCGACCCGGCATTCGTCGAGCAGAACGTCGACGTCGAAAAATACAAGGAGTATGCGGGCCGCTACGTCAAGAACGCCTACGACCCGGAGATCGCCTGCGATGCCGAGACGACGCTCGACATCGACCTGGCCGTGATGCTGAAAGCCCAGAACAAGGCATTCAAGATCGAAAAGCATACCCACTCCTACCCCCACTGCTGGCGTACGGACAAGCCGGTGCTCTACTACCCGCTCGATTCGTGGTTCATCCGCACCACGGCGCTGCGCGAGCGGATGATCGAGCTGAACAAGACGATCCGCTGGAAACCCGAATCGACCGGGACGGGCCGTTTCGGCAAATGGCTCGAAGGGCTGGTGGACTGGAACCTTTCGCGCTCGCGCTTCTGGGGCACTCCGCTGCCGGTATGGGCTACGGAGGATTACTCGGAGCTGAAGTGCATCGGTTCGATCGGGGAGCTGATGGGCGAGATCGAAAAGTCGATTGCCGCAGGCTTCATGAAGGAGAACCCCTTCAAGAACTTCAAGGTCGGCGACATGTCGAAGGAGAACTACTCGACCCGCAATATCGACCTGCACCGTCCCTATGTGGACAATATCGTACTCGTGTCGTCGAAAGGCGAGCCGATGAAGCGCGAAAGCGATCTGATCGACGTGTGGTTCGACTCGGGTGCCATGCCGTACGCGCAGCTGCACTATCCGTTCGAGAACGGCGGCGACTATTTCAAGTCGGTCTACCCGGCCGATTTCATCGCCGAAGGCGTCGACCAGACGCGCGGCTGGTTCTTCACGCTGCATGCCATCGCCTCGATGCTCTTCGACTCGGTAGCCTTCAGGAACATCATTTCGAACGGGCTGGTGTTGGACAAGAACGGCAACAAGATGTCGAAGCGCCTGGGCAACGGCGTCGACCCGTTCGAGGTACTCGCAACCTACGGGGCCGACGCCACGCGCTGGTACATGATCTCCAACTCGCAGCCGTGGGACAACCTCAAGTTCGACAAGGACGGCGTGGACGAAGTACGCCGCAAGTTCTTCGGGACGCTCTATAACACCTACTCGTTCTTCGCGCTCTACGCCAATGTGGACGGATTTACGGGCAAGGAGCCGGAAGTCCCCGTGGAGAAGCGACCGGAGATCGACCGGTGGATCATTTCGCTGCTCAATACGCTCGTCAAGGAGGTAACCCGCTCGCTCGAGGATTACGACCCGACCCCGGCGGCACGCGCCATCCAGGAGTTCGTGGGCGAAAACCTCTCGAACTGGTACGTGCGCCTGAACCGCAAGCGCTTCTGGGGCGGCGGTATGAACGAGGACAAACTGGCGGCCTACCAGACGCTCTACACCTGCCTGGAGACCGTTTCGATGCTCGCGGCACCGTTCGCACCCTTCATCTCCGACCGCATCTTCCGCGACCTGAATGCCGTCAGCGGCCGCCACGCGGACGAGTCGGTACACCTCTCGACCTTCCCGAAGGCCGACGAAAAGCTGATCGACGCCGACCTGGAGGAGATGATGTCCCTGGCACAGCGCGTATCGTCGATGGTGCTCGCCCTGCGCCGCAAGGTGTCGATCAAGGTGCGCCAGCCGCTCACCAGAATTCTCATCCCGGTGCTCGACCCAGCCATGGCACAGCATATTTCGGCCGTGAAGAACCTCATCATGAACGAGGTGAACGTCAAGCAGGTCGAACTGATCGAGGACACCACGGGCATCATCACCAAGCGCATCAAGCCCAACTTCAAGACGCTGGGCCCGCGCTACGGCAAATACATGAAGCAGATCGCCGCCATGACGGCGGAGTTCTCGCAGGAGCGTATCGCCCAGATCGAAGCCGCGGCCCAGACCGTACTCGACCTGGGGGATGAAAAAATCACCGTGACCCCGGCCGATTTCGAGATCACCTCGGAGGACATGCCGGGATGGCTGGTAGCATCGGAAGGCAAACTTACCGTAGCGCTGGACATTACGCTGACGGAAGAGCTCCGGGCGGAAGGCGTGGCACGCGAGTTGATAAACCGCATCCAAAATATCCGTAAGGACTCGGGATTCGAGGTGACGGACAAGATCCGCGTCGAGATCGAACAGAAGGAGTTCGTGGCCGGCGCGATCGCCAAATATGCCGGATATATCGCATCGCAGACGCTCGCCGTCGAGGTGAAAGCGGCCGCACGGCCCGAGGGAGGCGTGGTCGTGGATTCGGATGTCGACGACGAGCCGATCCGGATAGCCGTGACACGTATCTGA
- a CDS encoding TraR/DksA family transcriptional regulator: MADERTRYSDAELEEFKQLILKKLENARADYELLRATITHTADNDTEDTSPTFKVLEEGAATLSKEESGRLAAHQMKFIRNLEMALVRIENKTYGICKTTGKLIPKERLMKVPHATECIEAKEGRR; encoded by the coding sequence ATGGCAGACGAAAGAACCAGATACAGCGACGCCGAACTCGAAGAGTTCAAGCAGCTCATCCTGAAAAAGCTTGAGAATGCGCGCGCGGACTATGAGCTGCTGCGCGCCACGATCACCCACACGGCTGATAACGACACGGAGGATACGTCCCCGACGTTCAAAGTCCTCGAAGAGGGCGCAGCGACCCTCTCGAAAGAGGAGAGCGGACGTCTGGCGGCCCACCAGATGAAATTCATACGGAACCTGGAGATGGCTCTCGTGCGCATCGAAAATAAGACCTACGGCATCTGCAAGACCACTGGCAAGCTCATCCCTAAGGAGCGGCTGATGAAAGTGCCGCACGCCACCGAGTGCATCGAAGCCAAAGAGGGGCGCAGGTAA
- a CDS encoding membrane protein: MYRRICILVLTLLAAQSVCFARTVGPGVRSPDRVSPGGFSPDSLNTATSERNQRLYDSIQSKTNRRAVPRMLYRMLFVKPVLDTTMNGRVLDESRLLEPYAGKTVGDITIERMMPFDSCGNWFERAGNKTHMLTRERVIRRDLLFKPGDKFDPQLVVRNKQLLRSRPYISDTEVIVVPDSLDSTRVNMVIRTRDSWTISIDAGIHGEGRTMVGLSDANIFGTGNTLKFKTNFSRRDFSYGGNIVEYKIPNVLGTFYTADFSAGRDFYNSELNLGLRKEFIRPTDYEIGLTYSDIKSKRYMVDLDTSLLVKVRNLDVWGGKSRYIRSINSSVFLTGRYSYARFSRRPPVTADYNPALHDYDAMLFGGGLYREKFYTANMVYGFGTREYLATGYKAELVSGYSWGEFNDEMYLGMSYQTGGFRGMGYIMGGFTLGSYIDLKSGMWRHSAVDVDLKWFSNLFLFRRSRIRQFLAFNYTQGWNRGEGSDEMIRFTHDNGLQALKEYVTGTNRMILNTETVVFTPYQPLGFRIAVFGFADFGLIGYSPNIFKNDFFTSFGLGVRLRNERLVFNTVQIRLGIAFGKRGLVESEYFRLSNATRVEQYRYRPTRPEIVGFK; this comes from the coding sequence ATGTATCGCCGGATTTGCATACTCGTGCTGACCCTCCTCGCTGCGCAAAGCGTCTGTTTCGCCCGCACGGTCGGCCCCGGCGTGCGGTCGCCGGACAGGGTCTCCCCCGGCGGGTTCTCCCCCGACAGCCTGAACACGGCGACCTCGGAGCGCAACCAGCGCCTCTACGACAGCATACAATCCAAAACCAACCGCCGCGCAGTCCCGCGCATGCTTTACAGGATGCTCTTCGTCAAACCCGTACTCGATACGACGATGAACGGGCGCGTATTGGACGAAAGCAGGTTGCTGGAACCTTATGCCGGAAAAACCGTAGGCGACATCACCATCGAGCGCATGATGCCGTTCGACTCGTGCGGCAACTGGTTCGAGCGCGCAGGCAACAAGACCCACATGCTGACCCGCGAACGGGTTATCCGGCGCGACCTGCTGTTCAAGCCGGGCGACAAGTTCGATCCCCAGCTGGTCGTCCGCAACAAGCAACTGCTGCGCTCGCGCCCCTACATCTCCGATACCGAGGTGATCGTCGTACCCGACTCGCTCGATTCGACCCGTGTGAATATGGTCATCCGCACGCGCGACAGCTGGACGATCAGCATCGACGCAGGCATACACGGCGAAGGGCGCACCATGGTCGGGCTTTCGGACGCCAACATTTTCGGCACGGGCAACACCCTGAAATTCAAGACCAATTTCAGCCGCAGGGATTTCTCCTACGGCGGCAACATCGTGGAATACAAAATACCCAACGTGCTGGGGACATTCTACACGGCCGACTTCTCGGCAGGCCGGGACTTCTACAACTCGGAGCTGAACCTCGGGCTGCGCAAGGAGTTCATCCGGCCGACAGACTACGAGATAGGCCTCACGTACAGCGACATAAAATCGAAGCGCTACATGGTCGACCTCGACACCTCGCTGCTCGTGAAAGTCCGCAACCTCGACGTATGGGGCGGCAAATCGCGCTACATCCGCTCCATAAACTCGAGCGTCTTCCTGACGGGCCGTTACAGCTATGCCCGGTTCAGCCGCCGCCCGCCCGTCACGGCCGACTATAACCCGGCACTGCACGATTACGACGCCATGCTCTTCGGCGGCGGCCTCTACCGGGAAAAATTCTACACGGCGAACATGGTTTACGGGTTCGGTACCCGCGAGTATCTGGCGACGGGTTACAAAGCCGAGCTGGTGAGCGGCTATTCGTGGGGCGAGTTCAACGACGAGATGTACCTCGGCATGTCTTACCAGACCGGCGGTTTCCGGGGGATGGGCTACATCATGGGCGGCTTTACGCTGGGAAGCTACATCGACCTCAAAAGCGGCATGTGGCGCCACAGTGCCGTCGACGTAGACCTGAAGTGGTTCTCGAACCTGTTTCTGTTCCGGCGCAGCCGCATCCGCCAGTTCCTGGCGTTCAACTACACGCAAGGCTGGAACCGGGGCGAAGGCAGCGACGAAATGATCCGCTTCACCCACGACAACGGGTTGCAGGCGCTCAAAGAGTACGTCACCGGAACCAACCGCATGATCCTCAACACGGAAACGGTGGTCTTCACCCCCTACCAGCCCCTCGGGTTCCGCATCGCGGTTTTCGGATTCGCGGACTTCGGGCTGATAGGCTATTCGCCCAATATCTTCAAGAACGATTTTTTCACCTCGTTCGGGCTGGGTGTACGGCTCAGGAACGAGCGGCTCGTATTCAACACGGTGCAGATCCGCCTGGGAATCGCATTCGGCAAACGCGGGCTGGTCGAGAGCGAATATTTCCGCCTGTCCAACGCCACACGCGTCGAACAGTACCGCTACCGCCCCACCCGCCCTGAGATCGTAGGGTTCAAGTAA
- a CDS encoding WG repeat-containing protein, with amino-acid sequence MKRLLFFLTVAMFVSCGRTFEQRTAKYAEVGSVNDNRAAVLDINEGVGRWGYVDGTGRLVIECRYADARSFDDGLAAVQEPEGLWGYIDTAGRAVVAPQFTVAGAFDDGMAWVQAGELWGRIDKTGKTIIPCLYSEIGEPDERGWMRVLRDGKWGILRQDGEVIVPCAYNLIGEPNAYGLIPVTSDGKHGFLGADGREVLPCFFSYISDFKDGYARTNYGGSMVLRDEPYGGQWGLIDTLGHETIPCRYYYLDTPGEGLAAFRLEQFGNYGYVDVKGNVAISPRFSVARPFSGGVAVVSYNNVNFGLVDRNGGEVSSFRYKRIGRFNDGLAPFNTDLYGMNFQGMEPRCGYIDTEGREVIPAKWDDAAEFSEMRAAVMRFGTNSEDFYDARWGYIATNGQLVVPLKYHEAYPFSCGLARVFVKGLGYGYIDRQGNEVVPCKYQEAEDFHDFRAKVKQYDRVLTIDETGQIVEQ; translated from the coding sequence ATGAAACGCCTGCTATTTTTTCTTACGGTCGCAATGTTCGTTTCATGCGGCCGGACATTCGAGCAGCGCACGGCCAAATATGCCGAGGTCGGATCCGTGAACGATAACCGTGCTGCGGTGCTCGATATCAACGAAGGGGTCGGCCGTTGGGGGTATGTCGACGGGACGGGACGGCTGGTCATCGAATGCCGTTATGCAGATGCCCGGAGTTTCGACGACGGACTGGCCGCCGTGCAGGAGCCCGAAGGGCTGTGGGGCTATATAGATACCGCAGGCCGGGCGGTCGTGGCTCCGCAATTTACGGTGGCCGGGGCGTTCGACGACGGCATGGCCTGGGTGCAGGCCGGCGAGCTCTGGGGACGTATCGACAAAACGGGGAAAACCATCATCCCCTGCCTTTATTCCGAGATCGGCGAACCCGACGAACGGGGCTGGATGCGTGTCCTGCGCGACGGTAAATGGGGCATCCTGCGCCAAGACGGCGAGGTGATAGTCCCCTGTGCCTATAACCTGATCGGCGAGCCGAACGCCTACGGGCTGATCCCCGTGACGAGCGACGGCAAACATGGCTTCCTCGGTGCTGACGGGCGTGAGGTGCTGCCTTGTTTCTTCTCTTATATTTCCGATTTCAAGGATGGCTATGCCCGGACGAACTACGGCGGCAGCATGGTGCTGCGCGACGAGCCCTACGGCGGCCAGTGGGGACTTATCGACACGCTGGGGCACGAGACGATCCCGTGCCGCTATTACTACCTCGACACCCCGGGCGAGGGGCTCGCAGCGTTCAGGCTGGAGCAGTTCGGCAATTACGGGTATGTCGATGTCAAGGGGAATGTGGCTATTTCGCCCCGTTTCTCCGTGGCGCGGCCCTTCTCGGGCGGGGTGGCCGTGGTGAGCTACAACAATGTCAATTTCGGGCTCGTCGACCGCAACGGCGGTGAGGTCAGCTCGTTCCGCTATAAACGCATCGGCAGGTTCAACGACGGGCTGGCGCCTTTCAATACCGACCTCTACGGCATGAATTTCCAAGGTATGGAGCCTCGTTGCGGCTATATCGACACCGAGGGGCGTGAAGTGATCCCTGCCAAGTGGGACGATGCCGCCGAGTTCAGCGAGATGCGTGCCGCCGTGATGCGTTTCGGCACCAATTCCGAAGATTTCTACGATGCCCGCTGGGGTTATATCGCCACGAACGGCCAGTTGGTCGTGCCGCTCAAGTATCACGAGGCCTATCCGTTCAGCTGCGGGTTGGCGCGCGTCTTCGTCAAGGGGCTCGGGTACGGGTATATCGACCGGCAGGGGAACGAAGTCGTCCCCTGCAAGTACCAGGAGGCCGAAGATTTCCACGATTTCAGGGCAAAGGTCAAACAATATGACCGGGTGCTGACGATCGACGAGACGGGACAGATCGTCGAGCAGTGA
- a CDS encoding M56 family metallopeptidase codes for MYTLMIYSLKVGACLAVFYLFFKLLLSRETFHRLNRIVVLAAMVLSFVLPLCVITVYRELPAMPELPVTEDAGYAPSAEPESQPFPWDKAATAAFLAGAAAALLWTLGSVCGVLHMIRRGHRERLGDGSVLVRTDQPVIPFSWYRYIVMSEKDLAENGEAIVLHEKAHLRLRHSFDLLVTDLAGCLQWFNPAMWLLRRELRAIHEYEADEAVLDSGVDARQYQLLLIRKAAGGRWYSVANSFNHSKLKNRITMMLRKRSSRWAGARVLFLLPLTGLALGAFARTAYVFPDDKGKKENVSIRIEGTNFYSSDGKSGKPLFVVDGLEAESIESLSPDRIASITVLKDASAEALYGEKGKNGVVVVSTKDAAGGAQDYSVDVEDGSAKVVVRGSGKMSDVRVIGSSTVPRDKAGMDAGAKTHGSVVSVTGSDGKKTVVSQSRVTVTDDGGVTVIKAQPDAVQVDGLSPRHATQAAEAGLKAAEEGMKAARAGLEAAREYMSGEEWKKAQAELDRAQKELSSARKLSAAQLAAVREQEEAVRKYMASDEWKEAQKQIQQAQEHLADPRVQAALAKAAEAGSTAAGVEARRKVAEHMGQTEDAGTLKSSTIVIRGSGKAPFEKGKEPLLVIDGKVYKDTKKLEGLDPGRIESMSILKDASAVEKYGRKARNGVIEIKTKKK; via the coding sequence ATGTACACACTGATGATATACAGCCTGAAGGTCGGCGCCTGCCTGGCGGTGTTCTACCTTTTCTTCAAATTGCTGCTGAGCCGTGAGACCTTCCACCGCCTGAACCGGATCGTGGTGCTGGCGGCCATGGTGTTGTCGTTCGTGTTGCCGCTGTGTGTCATTACGGTCTACCGCGAACTCCCGGCCATGCCGGAACTCCCTGTGACGGAGGATGCGGGCTACGCCCCGTCCGCGGAGCCGGAATCCCAACCTTTCCCGTGGGATAAGGCGGCGACGGCCGCTTTCCTTGCGGGAGCCGCTGCTGCGTTGTTATGGACGCTCGGGTCGGTATGCGGTGTATTGCACATGATCCGCCGGGGGCACAGGGAGCGGCTGGGCGACGGCTCCGTGCTCGTACGCACCGACCAGCCGGTCATTCCGTTCAGCTGGTACCGCTATATCGTGATGTCGGAAAAGGATCTGGCCGAGAACGGCGAGGCGATCGTGCTGCATGAGAAGGCTCATCTGAGGCTGCGCCACTCGTTCGACCTGTTGGTGACCGACCTTGCGGGGTGCCTGCAATGGTTCAACCCTGCGATGTGGCTCCTGCGCCGTGAGTTGCGCGCCATCCATGAATACGAGGCCGACGAGGCGGTGCTGGACAGCGGCGTCGATGCCAGACAATACCAGTTATTATTAATAAGGAAAGCTGCCGGCGGGAGGTGGTACTCAGTCGCCAACAGCTTTAATCACAGTAAACTTAAAAACCGTATTACCATGATGTTACGTAAAAGATCGTCGCGGTGGGCAGGGGCCAGGGTGCTTTTCCTGCTGCCGTTGACGGGGCTTGCCCTCGGGGCGTTCGCCCGCACCGCCTATGTTTTTCCTGATGACAAAGGTAAAAAAGAAAATGTTTCGATCCGCATCGAAGGGACGAATTTTTACTCTTCGGACGGAAAATCCGGCAAGCCGCTTTTCGTGGTCGACGGCCTCGAAGCGGAGTCGATAGAGTCGCTGTCGCCCGACCGGATCGCTTCCATAACGGTGCTCAAGGACGCTTCGGCAGAGGCCCTGTACGGCGAGAAAGGCAAGAACGGCGTAGTGGTCGTTTCGACGAAGGATGCCGCCGGCGGTGCGCAGGATTATTCGGTCGACGTCGAGGACGGCTCTGCCAAGGTCGTGGTGCGTGGTTCCGGGAAAATGTCGGATGTCAGAGTGATCGGCAGCTCGACGGTGCCCCGGGATAAGGCCGGGATGGACGCCGGTGCGAAAACCCATGGCAGTGTCGTGTCCGTTACCGGCAGCGACGGGAAGAAGACTGTCGTCAGCCAGAGCCGGGTGACCGTCACCGACGACGGCGGCGTGACCGTCATAAAGGCGCAACCGGACGCGGTGCAGGTTGACGGATTGTCGCCGAGGCACGCGACCCAGGCTGCGGAAGCCGGGCTCAAAGCCGCAGAGGAAGGGATGAAGGCCGCCCGTGCCGGACTGGAGGCTGCCCGCGAATATATGTCGGGCGAGGAGTGGAAAAAGGCACAGGCCGAACTCGACAGGGCACAGAAGGAGCTCTCTTCGGCACGCAAGCTGTCTGCCGCGCAACTCGCAGCCGTCCGCGAGCAGGAGGAGGCCGTGCGCAAGTATATGGCCAGCGATGAGTGGAAAGAGGCGCAGAAGCAGATTCAGCAGGCGCAGGAGCATTTGGCCGACCCCCGGGTACAGGCGGCCCTGGCGAAAGCTGCCGAGGCCGGGTCGACGGCAGCCGGCGTCGAGGCCCGTCGCAAGGTCGCCGAACATATGGGACAGACGGAGGATGCCGGTACGCTGAAGAGCAGTACGATCGTGATCCGCGGATCGGGCAAGGCGCCGTTTGAAAAGGGAAAGGAACCTCTTCTCGTGATCGACGGCAAGGTGTATAAGGATACCAAGAAACTGGAGGGGCTGGATCCCGGCCGGATCGAGAGCATGTCCATACTCAAAGATGCCTCGGCGGTCGAGAAATACGGCAGGAAAGCCCGCAACGGAGTCATCGAGATTAAGACCAAGAAAAAATAA